Proteins encoded by one window of Halobaculum halobium:
- a CDS encoding winged helix-turn-helix transcriptional regulator, translated as MTGLSRSSATFVLVLVAVGVVTASVGPVAHARATAADAVVADGAIVPTEAVDGFETVPVGANAGDVRTVATTAERPVADAPPVLVPVVAASRLGDPDSDTLDHETRRGIHETVTATPGIHLAGVADAVGEPISTVRYHSRVLERADVIETEKIRGKKCVFPALDGDRDRTLQAALATDPSRSVLRSVRDHEPTTVSELAEHLDRARSTVCHHLGRLSDDGFVTRDRDGERVATTLTETVRDALRDRR; from the coding sequence ATGACCGGACTATCGCGATCGTCTGCGACGTTCGTGTTGGTGCTCGTCGCCGTCGGCGTCGTCACCGCGAGCGTCGGACCCGTGGCCCATGCGCGGGCCACGGCGGCCGACGCCGTCGTTGCCGACGGTGCGATCGTGCCGACCGAGGCGGTAGACGGCTTCGAGACCGTCCCCGTCGGAGCCAACGCAGGCGACGTGAGAACCGTCGCGACGACGGCCGAACGGCCGGTCGCGGACGCCCCGCCGGTGCTCGTTCCGGTTGTCGCAGCGAGCCGCCTGGGCGACCCTGACTCCGACACCCTCGATCACGAGACGCGGCGCGGTATCCACGAGACGGTCACCGCGACGCCGGGGATTCACCTCGCCGGCGTCGCGGACGCCGTCGGCGAGCCGATCTCGACGGTTCGCTACCACAGCCGCGTCCTCGAGCGAGCGGACGTGATAGAGACGGAGAAGATTCGGGGCAAGAAGTGCGTGTTTCCCGCCCTCGACGGGGATCGCGATCGGACGCTCCAGGCCGCACTCGCGACCGATCCCAGTCGGAGCGTCCTGCGTTCGGTGCGGGACCACGAGCCGACGACGGTGAGCGAGTTGGCGGAGCACCTCGATCGCGCACGAAGCACCGTCTGTCACCACCTCGGTCGGCTGTCAGACGACGGGTTCGTCACGCGCGACCGAGACGGCGAACGGGTCGCGACGACCCTGACGGAGACGGTCCGGGACGCGCTCCGGGACCGTCGCTGA
- a CDS encoding DUF7344 domain-containing protein, whose protein sequence is MTETTRAPANEGENILALVNHRRRRAVLRYLWGRSDPVEVERLATAVASMEAVDTAEEPDADRSGSGAVDSAGGRPSVERVSIRLVHVHLPKLAETGVVEYDHDASTVEFNGVSSCEVDSLRRIERIAGELAGAADSTRAS, encoded by the coding sequence GTGACAGAGACAACACGTGCTCCGGCGAACGAGGGCGAAAACATCCTCGCGTTGGTAAATCATCGGCGGAGGCGAGCGGTACTCCGATACCTCTGGGGGCGAAGCGACCCCGTCGAGGTCGAACGACTGGCGACCGCGGTCGCGTCGATGGAGGCGGTCGACACGGCCGAGGAACCGGACGCGGACCGGTCGGGTTCGGGGGCGGTCGACTCGGCCGGCGGCCGGCCGAGCGTCGAACGCGTGTCGATCAGGCTCGTCCACGTCCACCTCCCGAAGCTGGCGGAGACGGGAGTGGTGGAGTACGATCACGACGCCAGCACGGTCGAGTTCAACGGCGTTTCGTCGTGCGAGGTCGACTCGCTCAGGCGTATCGAGCGGATCGCGGGCGAACTCGCCGGGGCGGCAGACTCGACCCGAGCCAGTTGA
- a CDS encoding HalOD1 output domain-containing protein translates to MTNSEKDGRCPTQDSGDTGSAGNGDDAEDSRGVGTAEQLEGVHADDVLLRYLPGDDSYAAGFDPAAVPPSYLVPVAVAALRGVAVDALPPLHYSLDPTALDRLCHNDDASVTFVYADYQIAVESAGELRVRTQTA, encoded by the coding sequence ATGACCAACTCAGAAAAAGACGGGAGGTGCCCAACGCAGGACTCCGGAGACACCGGGTCCGCCGGGAACGGGGACGACGCCGAGGACTCCCGGGGCGTCGGGACGGCCGAACAGCTCGAGGGAGTCCACGCGGACGACGTGTTACTTCGGTATCTCCCCGGGGACGACAGCTACGCCGCCGGGTTCGACCCCGCGGCGGTGCCCCCGAGCTATCTCGTCCCGGTCGCCGTCGCGGCACTGCGGGGAGTGGCGGTGGACGCGCTCCCGCCGCTGCACTACTCGCTCGATCCGACCGCGCTCGACCGCCTGTGCCACAACGACGACGCGTCGGTGACGTTCGTCTACGCTGACTACCAGATCGCGGTCGAAAGCGCCGGCGAACTCCGAGTTCGAACGCAGACCGCGTGA